In a genomic window of Rhinoraja longicauda isolate Sanriku21f chromosome 23, sRhiLon1.1, whole genome shotgun sequence:
- the hspa14 gene encoding heat shock 70 kDa protein 14 isoform X2, whose amino-acid sequence MTPVTVSPQQLLLTEKMRSFDDPQVQKHVAESKCSVVNKDGRPGYEIDTGEELKFIPPEEVMELIFENMKETAQSALASDVNNVVITVPLDFENNQKNALWQAAQAAGFNVLRLIHEPAAALLAFGVGQGAPSGKSNVLVYKLGGSSLSVAVVEVNSGLYKVLASHADDSIGGECFTETLAQYLASEFQRSYKHNIKSNARSMMKLINSAEGAKHALSTLGSANCFVDSLHEGLDFECAVSRARFESLCAALFSQSIQPIGKLVEEAGLSRSDISQVVLCGGSARIPRLQQMILDVFPDAELLNSIPADEVIAVGATIEAALLLGRENIALGEDAHIVDCSAQNILAKGIDKCGSDTYTVVFPSGTPLPARRQHAFQAPGTLSSVCLELYQSSTRQCAAGSDKVAQIVLRDLQLKESSNHEILAILTMKRDGSLHVTCTEQGTSCSETVTIDVAL is encoded by the exons ATGACTCCGGTGACCGTGTCACCCCAGCAGTTGTTGCTTACAGAGAAAATGAGAAG CTTTGATGATCCTCAAGTTCAGAAGCATGTGGCTGAAAGCAAATGTTCT GTAGTCAATAAGGATGGCAGACCCGGGTATGAGATTGATACCGGGGAAGAGCTGAAGTTTATTCCCCCAGAGGAAGTCATGGAACTGATTTTTGAGAATATGAAAG AAACTGCACAGTCAGCATTGGCCTCTGATGTAAATAATGTAGTTATAACAGTCCCGCTGGACTTTGAAAATAACCAGAAGAATGCCCTGTG GCAGGCAGCCCAGGCCGCTGGGTTCAACGTGCTGCGATTGATTCACGAGCCCGCGGCCGCTCTCCTGGCCTTTGGAGTCGGGCAAGGGGCACCATCGGGGAAGAG TAATGTGCTGGTTTACAAGCTGGGAGGATCGTCCCTGTCTGTGGCAGTCGTGGAGGTGAACAGTGGCTTGTACAAAGTGCTTGCTTCTCACGCTGATGACAGCATCGGAGGGGAGTGCTTCACAGAGACCCTGGCACAGTATCTCGCATCTGAATtccagag GTCGTATAAACACAATATCAAGAGCAACGCACGCTCCATGATGAAGCTTATCAATAGTGCTGAAGGTGCGAAGCATGCCTTGTCGACGTTGGGAAGTGCAAACTGTTTTGTAGATTCGCTCCATGAAGGTTTAGACTTTGAATGTGCTGTATCCAG GGCACGGTTTGAGTCCCTGTGTGCAGCGCTGTTTAGTCAAAGTATCCAACCGATTGGGAAACTTGTGGAAGAAGCAGGACTTTCTAGAAGTGATATTTCTCAG GTGGTGCTGTGTGGCGGCTCGGCACGCATCCCGAGGCTGCAGCAGATGATTCTGGACGTGTTCCCCGACGCTGAGCTGCTCAACTCCATCCCTGCGGACGAAGTGATCGCGGTGGGTGCCACGATAGAGGCCGCCTTGCTGCTGGGGAGGGAGAACATTGCGCTGGGGGAGGACGCCCACATCGTGGACTGCTCGGCACAGAACATCCTTGCCAAG gggATTGACAAGTGTGGCTCGGACACTTACACCGTGGTGTTTCCGTCCGGTACGCCGCTCCCAGCGAGGAGGCAGCACGCGTTCCAGGCCCCGGGAACCCTGTCGTCTGTGTGTCTAGAGCTCTACCAGTCCAGCACGAGGCAGTGCGCAGCAGGGAGCGACAAAGTGGCCCAG ATTGTCCTCCGAGATTTGCAACTGAAGGAAAGCAGCAATCATGAGATTTTAGCGATACTCACGATGAAGAG
- the hspa14 gene encoding heat shock 70 kDa protein 14 isoform X1, giving the protein MAAIGVHLGGTSGCVAVCKDGRPDVVANDSGDRVTPAVVAYRENEKIVGLAAKQGRIRNASNTVVKVKQILGRCFDDPQVQKHVAESKCSVVNKDGRPGYEIDTGEELKFIPPEEVMELIFENMKETAQSALASDVNNVVITVPLDFENNQKNALWQAAQAAGFNVLRLIHEPAAALLAFGVGQGAPSGKSNVLVYKLGGSSLSVAVVEVNSGLYKVLASHADDSIGGECFTETLAQYLASEFQRSYKHNIKSNARSMMKLINSAEGAKHALSTLGSANCFVDSLHEGLDFECAVSRARFESLCAALFSQSIQPIGKLVEEAGLSRSDISQVVLCGGSARIPRLQQMILDVFPDAELLNSIPADEVIAVGATIEAALLLGRENIALGEDAHIVDCSAQNILAKGIDKCGSDTYTVVFPSGTPLPARRQHAFQAPGTLSSVCLELYQSSTRQCAAGSDKVAQIVLRDLQLKESSNHEILAILTMKRDGSLHVTCTEQGTSCSETVTIDVAL; this is encoded by the exons ATGGCGGCGATCGGGGTGCACCTGGGCGGCACCAGCGGCTGTGTGGCCGTCTGCAAG GATGGCCGTCCAGATGTTGTAGCGAATGACTCCGGTGACCGTGTCACCCCAGCAGTTGTTGCTTACAGAGAAAATGAGAAG ATTGTCGGCTTGGCTGCAAAACAAGGTAGAATAAGAAACGCTTCGAACACCGTTGTGAAAGTCAAGCAGATTCTCGGCAGATG CTTTGATGATCCTCAAGTTCAGAAGCATGTGGCTGAAAGCAAATGTTCT GTAGTCAATAAGGATGGCAGACCCGGGTATGAGATTGATACCGGGGAAGAGCTGAAGTTTATTCCCCCAGAGGAAGTCATGGAACTGATTTTTGAGAATATGAAAG AAACTGCACAGTCAGCATTGGCCTCTGATGTAAATAATGTAGTTATAACAGTCCCGCTGGACTTTGAAAATAACCAGAAGAATGCCCTGTG GCAGGCAGCCCAGGCCGCTGGGTTCAACGTGCTGCGATTGATTCACGAGCCCGCGGCCGCTCTCCTGGCCTTTGGAGTCGGGCAAGGGGCACCATCGGGGAAGAG TAATGTGCTGGTTTACAAGCTGGGAGGATCGTCCCTGTCTGTGGCAGTCGTGGAGGTGAACAGTGGCTTGTACAAAGTGCTTGCTTCTCACGCTGATGACAGCATCGGAGGGGAGTGCTTCACAGAGACCCTGGCACAGTATCTCGCATCTGAATtccagag GTCGTATAAACACAATATCAAGAGCAACGCACGCTCCATGATGAAGCTTATCAATAGTGCTGAAGGTGCGAAGCATGCCTTGTCGACGTTGGGAAGTGCAAACTGTTTTGTAGATTCGCTCCATGAAGGTTTAGACTTTGAATGTGCTGTATCCAG GGCACGGTTTGAGTCCCTGTGTGCAGCGCTGTTTAGTCAAAGTATCCAACCGATTGGGAAACTTGTGGAAGAAGCAGGACTTTCTAGAAGTGATATTTCTCAG GTGGTGCTGTGTGGCGGCTCGGCACGCATCCCGAGGCTGCAGCAGATGATTCTGGACGTGTTCCCCGACGCTGAGCTGCTCAACTCCATCCCTGCGGACGAAGTGATCGCGGTGGGTGCCACGATAGAGGCCGCCTTGCTGCTGGGGAGGGAGAACATTGCGCTGGGGGAGGACGCCCACATCGTGGACTGCTCGGCACAGAACATCCTTGCCAAG gggATTGACAAGTGTGGCTCGGACACTTACACCGTGGTGTTTCCGTCCGGTACGCCGCTCCCAGCGAGGAGGCAGCACGCGTTCCAGGCCCCGGGAACCCTGTCGTCTGTGTGTCTAGAGCTCTACCAGTCCAGCACGAGGCAGTGCGCAGCAGGGAGCGACAAAGTGGCCCAG ATTGTCCTCCGAGATTTGCAACTGAAGGAAAGCAGCAATCATGAGATTTTAGCGATACTCACGATGAAGAG